From a region of the Synchiropus splendidus isolate RoL2022-P1 chromosome 12, RoL_Sspl_1.0, whole genome shotgun sequence genome:
- the slc2a3b gene encoding solute carrier family 2, facilitated glucose transporter member 1 isoform X2, with the protein MNTFIWSLSVAIFSVGGMLGSISVSSLVNAFGRRKSIMLSNILAVVGGTLMGLSKLSSSFEMIICGRFVIGVFCGQCTGLVPMYVGEISPTVLRGAFGTLHQLGVVIGILVAQIFGLGRLLGSAELWPLLLGLTALPAVVQVILLPFCTESPRHLLINLNKEEEATAALVRLRGVEDVSDDIREMKEEALKMSMERKVNTLDLFRSSNYRQPILIAIQLQLSQQLSGINAVFYYSTGIFDSANIPNPIYATIGAGVVNTVFTIVSLFLVERAGRRTLHLIGLAGMAVCALIMAISLALVKSNPSLSYLAIVAVFGFVASFEMGPGPIPWFIVAELFSQGPRPAAMAVSGFCNWSANFIVGLSFPKLAELCGPYVFIIFVVLLIYFFIFTYLRVPETKGRTFDEIAQGFARRADPPPGPEADSVDLGKQRDSVPMSPNESAQMVS; encoded by the exons ATGAACACTTTTATATGGAGCCTGTCGGTGGCCATCTTCAGTGTGGGCGGCATGTTGGGATCCATCAGCGTGTCCAGTTTGGTCAACGCGTTTGGCAG ACGGAAGTCCATCATGCTGTCCAACATCCTGGCTGTGGTGGGAGGAACATTGATGGGACTCTCAAAACTAAGTTCATCGTTTGAGATGATCATTTGTGGCCGGTTTGTCATTGGAGTATTTTGTGGCCAGTGCACCGGTTTGGTCCCCATGTACGTAGGAGAGATCTCCcctactgtcctcagaggagctTTTGGAACCCTTCACCAGCTGGGCGTGGTTATTGGCATCCTGGTGGCTCAG ATCTTTGGTCTGGGAAGGCTGTTGGGTTCTGCAGAGCTGTGGCCGCTGCTTTTAGGTCTGACCGCTCTCCCTGCCGTAGTGCAGGTCATCCTGCTGCCCTTCTGCACCGAGAGTCCCCGACACCTGCTCATCAACCTCAACAAGGAGGAGGAAGCCACTGCAG CTCTTGTTCGCCTGCGTGGTGTTGAAGACGTCAGCGATGACATTcgggagatgaaggaggaggccCTGAAGATGTCCATGGAGAGGAAAGTCAACACTCTGGATCTGTTTCGTTCTTCAAACTACCGTCAACCGATCCTCATTGCcatccagctgcagctctcCCAGCAACTCTCCGGCATCAACGCT GTCTTCTACTACTCCACAGGCATATTTGATTCTGCCAATATTCCGAATCCCATCTATGCCACTATTGGTGCCGGAGTGGTCAACACTGTGTTCACTATTGTGTCT ctgtttttggtgGAGAGGGCGGGGAGACGGACGCTGCACCTCATTGGTCTGGCAGGAATGGCTGTCTGTGCTCTGATCATGGCCATCTccctggctctcgtg AAGTCCAACCCCTCGTTGAGCTACCTGGCCATCGTCGCTGTGTTTGGTTTCGTGGCCAGTTTTGAAATGGGACCAGGCCCGATCCCCTGGTTCATCGTGGCGGAGCTCTTCTCCCAAGGTCCTCGGCCTGCAGCCATGGCCGTGTCCGGATTCTGTAACTGGAGCGCCAACTTCATTGTGGGCCTTTCGTTCCCCAAGCTGGCG GAACTTTGTGGTCCCTATGTCTTCATCATCTTCGTGGTCCTCCTCATctacttcttcatcttcacttacCTGCGAGTACCTGAGACCAAAGGAAGGACCTTCGATGAGATCGCACAAGGATTCGCTCGCCGTGCGGATCCGCCTCCCGGACCTGAGGCAGACTCGGTGGACCTGGGGAAGCAACGGGACTCAGTACCCATGTCCCCCAATGAAAGCGCACAGATGGTGTCCTGA
- the LOC128768420 gene encoding cytochrome c oxidase subunit 6B1 yields MSETIQDKIQNYRTAPFDARFPNTNQTRNCYQNYLDFHRCNKALSAKGQDVSPCDWYQRVYKSLCPTSWVGKWDDQMESGSFPGKI; encoded by the exons ATGTCTGAGACCATCCAAGATAAGATCCAGAACTACAGGACCGCTCCTTTTGACGCCCGTTTCCCCAACACAAACCAGACCCGCAACTGCTACCAGAACTACCTGG ACTTCCACCGCTGCAACAAAGCTCTGTCGGCCAAAGGCCAGGATGTGTCTCCTTGTGACTGGTACCAGAGAGTCTATAAGAGCCTTTGTCCCACAAGCTGG GTGGGGAAGTGGGACGACCAGATGGAGAGTGGAAGTTTCCCAGGGAAAATCTAA
- the slc2a3b gene encoding solute carrier family 2, facilitated glucose transporter member 1 isoform X1: MEPLEDNKPKQGVTLYLLFCVFTAVIGSLQFGYNTGVINAPEAELRAFFHNVSLERYGEPFSPNMNTFIWSLSVAIFSVGGMLGSISVSSLVNAFGRRKSIMLSNILAVVGGTLMGLSKLSSSFEMIICGRFVIGVFCGQCTGLVPMYVGEISPTVLRGAFGTLHQLGVVIGILVAQIFGLGRLLGSAELWPLLLGLTALPAVVQVILLPFCTESPRHLLINLNKEEEATAALVRLRGVEDVSDDIREMKEEALKMSMERKVNTLDLFRSSNYRQPILIAIQLQLSQQLSGINAVFYYSTGIFDSANIPNPIYATIGAGVVNTVFTIVSLFLVERAGRRTLHLIGLAGMAVCALIMAISLALVKSNPSLSYLAIVAVFGFVASFEMGPGPIPWFIVAELFSQGPRPAAMAVSGFCNWSANFIVGLSFPKLAELCGPYVFIIFVVLLIYFFIFTYLRVPETKGRTFDEIAQGFARRADPPPGPEADSVDLGKQRDSVPMSPNESAQMVS, from the exons ATGGAGCCGTTAGAAGATAACAAG ccGAAGCAGGGCGTGACCCTTTACCTCCTCTTCTGTGTCTTCACCGCTGTCATCGGCTCACTGCAGTTCGGTTACAACACTGGTGTCATCAATGCTCCGGAGGCG GAACTGCGCGCCTTCTTCCATAATGTTTCCCTGGAGAGGTACGGAGAACCTTTCTCCCCGAACATGAACACTTTTATATGGAGCCTGTCGGTGGCCATCTTCAGTGTGGGCGGCATGTTGGGATCCATCAGCGTGTCCAGTTTGGTCAACGCGTTTGGCAG ACGGAAGTCCATCATGCTGTCCAACATCCTGGCTGTGGTGGGAGGAACATTGATGGGACTCTCAAAACTAAGTTCATCGTTTGAGATGATCATTTGTGGCCGGTTTGTCATTGGAGTATTTTGTGGCCAGTGCACCGGTTTGGTCCCCATGTACGTAGGAGAGATCTCCcctactgtcctcagaggagctTTTGGAACCCTTCACCAGCTGGGCGTGGTTATTGGCATCCTGGTGGCTCAG ATCTTTGGTCTGGGAAGGCTGTTGGGTTCTGCAGAGCTGTGGCCGCTGCTTTTAGGTCTGACCGCTCTCCCTGCCGTAGTGCAGGTCATCCTGCTGCCCTTCTGCACCGAGAGTCCCCGACACCTGCTCATCAACCTCAACAAGGAGGAGGAAGCCACTGCAG CTCTTGTTCGCCTGCGTGGTGTTGAAGACGTCAGCGATGACATTcgggagatgaaggaggaggccCTGAAGATGTCCATGGAGAGGAAAGTCAACACTCTGGATCTGTTTCGTTCTTCAAACTACCGTCAACCGATCCTCATTGCcatccagctgcagctctcCCAGCAACTCTCCGGCATCAACGCT GTCTTCTACTACTCCACAGGCATATTTGATTCTGCCAATATTCCGAATCCCATCTATGCCACTATTGGTGCCGGAGTGGTCAACACTGTGTTCACTATTGTGTCT ctgtttttggtgGAGAGGGCGGGGAGACGGACGCTGCACCTCATTGGTCTGGCAGGAATGGCTGTCTGTGCTCTGATCATGGCCATCTccctggctctcgtg AAGTCCAACCCCTCGTTGAGCTACCTGGCCATCGTCGCTGTGTTTGGTTTCGTGGCCAGTTTTGAAATGGGACCAGGCCCGATCCCCTGGTTCATCGTGGCGGAGCTCTTCTCCCAAGGTCCTCGGCCTGCAGCCATGGCCGTGTCCGGATTCTGTAACTGGAGCGCCAACTTCATTGTGGGCCTTTCGTTCCCCAAGCTGGCG GAACTTTGTGGTCCCTATGTCTTCATCATCTTCGTGGTCCTCCTCATctacttcttcatcttcacttacCTGCGAGTACCTGAGACCAAAGGAAGGACCTTCGATGAGATCGCACAAGGATTCGCTCGCCGTGCGGATCCGCCTCCCGGACCTGAGGCAGACTCGGTGGACCTGGGGAAGCAACGGGACTCAGTACCCATGTCCCCCAATGAAAGCGCACAGATGGTGTCCTGA